The proteins below come from a single Chryseobacterium bernardetii genomic window:
- a CDS encoding DUF962 domain-containing protein, translating into MSERIKTYREFYQFYLTEHSKTGTRIFHFIGTLLVFVVIGYVISSGKERFLWYIPIVGYGFAWFSHAVIERNKPATFKYPLWSLISDFKLFFELLIGKQKFREPNNQIQEP; encoded by the coding sequence ATGTCTGAAAGAATCAAAACATACAGGGAGTTTTATCAGTTCTACCTTACCGAACACAGTAAAACAGGAACCCGGATTTTCCACTTTATTGGTACATTGCTCGTATTTGTTGTGATAGGATATGTTATCAGTTCAGGAAAAGAGAGATTTCTATGGTATATTCCAATTGTGGGATACGGATTTGCCTGGTTTAGCCATGCCGTTATCGAAAGAAATAAGCCTGCTACTTTTAAATATCCGTTGTGGTCATTAATTTCGGACTTTAAGCTTTTCTTTGAATTATTAATTGGAAAGCAGAAATTTAGAGAACCGAATAATCAGATACAGGAACCTTAA